A window of Neisseria canis contains these coding sequences:
- the aspS gene encoding aspartate--tRNA ligase, with protein MRTNYCGLISEQYLDQTVTVKGWVHRRRDHGGVIFIDLRDREGIVQVVIDPDTPEAFKTADSARNEYVLSITGKVRNRPEGTANDKMISGKIEILAKEIEILNTAATPPFQIDDENISENVRLTNRVIDLRRPQMQRNLRLRYQVAMGVRRYLDAQGFIDIETPMLTRSTPEGARDYLVPSRVHPGEFFALPQSPQLFKQLLMVAGFDRYYQITKCFRDEDLRADRQPEFTQIDIETSFLSENEIMDITEGMAKQVFKDALGVELGDFPRMPFSEAMFYYGSDKPDMRVSLKFTELTDLMKTEEFKVFRAAADMKGGRVVALRVPNGAKLSRKDIDEYTKFVGIYGAKGLAYIKVNDVSNITNGEDSGLQSPIVKFLSENCLKEIIAKTEAQNGDIIFFGADKAKIVNEAIGALRIKVGHEHGAENGYFVDEWKPLWVVDFPMFEYDEENDRYAAMHHPFTSPKQGHEDLMESDPENCLARAYDMVLNGWEIGGGSIRIHRADIQEKVFAALKITPEEQQNKFGFLLDNLKFGAPPHGGLAFGLDRLVTLMTGAESIRDVIAFPKTQRAQCLLTNAPNAVDDKQLRELNLRLRQKATDSKEA; from the coding sequence ATGCGTACCAATTATTGTGGCTTAATCAGCGAACAATACTTAGACCAAACCGTTACCGTGAAAGGTTGGGTGCATCGCCGCCGCGACCACGGCGGTGTGATTTTTATCGACTTGCGCGACCGCGAAGGCATCGTGCAGGTGGTTATCGACCCCGATACGCCGGAAGCCTTCAAAACCGCCGATTCAGCCCGTAACGAATACGTGTTAAGCATTACCGGTAAAGTACGCAACCGCCCTGAAGGTACGGCCAACGATAAAATGATTTCCGGCAAGATTGAAATTTTGGCGAAAGAAATCGAGATTTTAAACACCGCCGCCACACCTCCGTTCCAAATCGACGACGAAAACATCAGCGAAAACGTGCGCCTGACCAACCGCGTTATCGACCTGCGCCGTCCGCAAATGCAGCGCAACCTGCGCCTGCGCTACCAAGTAGCTATGGGTGTGCGCCGTTATTTGGATGCACAAGGCTTTATCGATATCGAAACGCCGATGCTGACCCGTTCCACTCCCGAAGGCGCGCGCGACTACCTCGTGCCCAGCCGCGTGCATCCGGGCGAGTTTTTCGCTTTGCCGCAATCTCCGCAGTTGTTCAAACAACTGCTGATGGTGGCCGGTTTCGACCGTTATTACCAAATCACCAAATGCTTCCGCGATGAAGATTTGCGTGCCGACCGCCAGCCCGAATTCACCCAAATCGATATTGAAACCTCGTTCTTAAGCGAGAACGAAATCATGGACATCACCGAAGGCATGGCCAAACAGGTGTTTAAAGACGCATTGGGTGTGGAATTAGGCGACTTCCCACGCATGCCTTTCTCCGAAGCCATGTTCTACTACGGTTCCGACAAACCCGATATGCGCGTGTCGCTCAAATTCACCGAGTTGACCGACTTGATGAAAACCGAAGAATTCAAAGTATTCCGTGCCGCAGCCGACATGAAAGGCGGCCGCGTGGTGGCTTTACGCGTGCCGAATGGTGCGAAATTAAGCCGCAAAGACATCGACGAATACACCAAATTTGTCGGCATCTACGGCGCGAAAGGCTTGGCTTACATCAAAGTCAACGACGTGAGCAACATCACCAACGGCGAAGACAGCGGCCTGCAATCTCCGATTGTGAAATTCCTGTCTGAAAACTGCCTGAAAGAAATCATTGCCAAAACCGAAGCGCAAAACGGCGACATCATTTTCTTCGGTGCCGACAAAGCCAAGATTGTGAATGAAGCCATCGGCGCATTGCGTATCAAAGTCGGCCACGAACACGGCGCGGAAAACGGCTACTTTGTGGACGAGTGGAAACCGTTGTGGGTGGTTGATTTCCCGATGTTCGAATACGACGAAGAAAACGACCGCTATGCCGCCATGCACCATCCGTTTACTTCGCCGAAACAAGGCCATGAAGATTTGATGGAAAGCGATCCTGAAAACTGCTTGGCGCGCGCTTACGATATGGTGCTGAACGGTTGGGAAATCGGCGGCGGTTCTATCCGTATCCACCGTGCCGACATTCAGGAAAAAGTGTTCGCCGCCCTGAAAATCACTCCGGAAGAGCAGCAAAACAAATTCGGCTTCCTGCTGGACAACCTGAAATTCGGTGCGCCGCCGCACGGCGGTTTGGCATTCGGTTTAGACCGTTTGGTCACTTTGATGACCGGCGCCGAATCTATTCGCGACGTGATTGCTTTCCCGAAAACCCAGCGCGCCCAATGCTTGTTGACTAATGCGCCGAATGCGGTTGACGATAAACAACTGCGCGAATTGAATTTGCGTTTGCGTCAAAAAGCAACCGATTCCAAAGAAGCATAA
- a CDS encoding DUF502 domain-containing protein → MAEKKPESGGIGKALKKYLITGVLVWLPIVVTVWVITYIVGASDRLVNLLPLHWRPEQYIGFKIPGLGVIVAIVVLFVTGVFGANVLGRKILEAWDALLGRIPVVKSIYSSVKKVSESLFSDNGRSFKTPVLVPFPQPDIWTIAFVSGNIPPSVAKGLSENGGEEYVAVYVPTTPNPTGGYYIMVKKSDVRELDMSVDEALKYVISLGMVMPDEPVVKHLPEKKPIAE, encoded by the coding sequence ATGGCGGAAAAAAAACCGGAAAGCGGCGGAATCGGTAAGGCATTGAAAAAATATCTGATTACCGGTGTCTTGGTGTGGCTGCCGATTGTGGTTACCGTTTGGGTAATTACCTATATTGTCGGCGCTTCCGATAGGTTGGTAAACCTTTTACCTTTGCATTGGCGCCCCGAACAATATATAGGCTTTAAAATTCCGGGCTTGGGCGTTATTGTTGCTATTGTGGTGCTTTTTGTTACCGGTGTATTCGGTGCCAATGTGTTGGGCAGAAAAATCCTGGAGGCATGGGACGCTCTGCTTGGCCGCATTCCGGTGGTCAAATCAATTTATTCCAGTGTGAAAAAAGTGTCTGAATCTTTGTTTTCAGATAATGGGCGTTCTTTCAAAACACCGGTGTTGGTGCCGTTTCCGCAGCCCGATATATGGACGATTGCGTTTGTGTCGGGCAACATTCCGCCTTCGGTAGCAAAAGGCCTGTCTGAAAACGGAGGGGAAGAATATGTTGCCGTATATGTGCCGACCACGCCAAACCCCACCGGCGGCTATTACATTATGGTGAAAAAAAGTGATGTACGCGAGCTGGACATGAGTGTAGATGAAGCTTTGAAATATGTGATTTCTTTGGGTATGGTTATGCCTGACGAACCAGTTGTAAAACATTTGCCCGAAAAAAAGCCGATAGCAGAATAG
- a CDS encoding phospholipase A: MNRFKYSVLVCMGILPLAAHAADPALQCTLVKNNAARLACFDKVYAAQFPPQNLPQEPKRQPKSVDLVKSFENSIDKKETVVVFDDASTQAPSSDLIEAADAYTPLSQLYDLDENNESGILSLREHNPMYILPAWYNSSPNYKPHSSTRGETNAEKFTEQKRMETKMQISFKTKIMEDLFKTRADVWFGYTQKSDWQVWSQGRKSAPFRNSDYMPELLITQPVKADLPFGGKLRVLGAGVTHQSNGQSRPESRSWNRIYGMAGMEWGNLTVVPRIWMRAFDMSGEKDDNPDIMDYMGYGDLKLQYRFNDQQTLGTTLRYNPKTGKGAVEAGYAFPVKGKLKAYVRGFHGYGESLIDYNHKQSGIGIGVMFNDWDGF; encoded by the coding sequence ATGAATCGGTTTAAGTATAGTGTATTGGTTTGTATGGGCATATTGCCATTGGCAGCACATGCCGCGGATCCCGCGTTGCAGTGTACACTTGTGAAAAACAATGCCGCCCGCCTGGCTTGTTTCGACAAGGTATATGCAGCCCAATTCCCACCGCAAAATTTGCCTCAAGAGCCCAAACGCCAACCTAAATCAGTGGATTTGGTTAAATCGTTTGAGAACAGTATCGATAAAAAAGAAACGGTTGTGGTTTTTGACGATGCATCAACACAAGCGCCTTCTTCGGATTTGATTGAAGCTGCCGATGCCTACACGCCGCTCAGCCAGCTTTATGATTTAGATGAAAATAATGAAAGCGGCATTTTATCCTTGCGGGAACATAACCCTATGTATATCTTGCCTGCATGGTATAACAGCAGCCCGAATTACAAACCGCACAGTTCTACGCGTGGTGAAACAAATGCGGAAAAGTTCACCGAGCAAAAACGCATGGAAACCAAAATGCAAATTTCTTTCAAAACCAAGATTATGGAAGATTTGTTTAAAACCCGTGCGGATGTATGGTTTGGCTATACCCAAAAATCAGACTGGCAGGTGTGGAGTCAAGGTAGGAAATCGGCACCTTTCCGCAACAGTGATTACATGCCTGAGCTGCTCATCACGCAGCCGGTAAAAGCCGATTTGCCGTTTGGCGGGAAATTGCGCGTATTAGGTGCAGGGGTTACGCACCAATCGAACGGGCAAAGCCGCCCTGAATCACGCTCGTGGAACCGCATTTATGGTATGGCAGGGATGGAATGGGGCAATCTGACCGTTGTTCCAAGGATATGGATGCGTGCTTTCGATATGAGCGGCGAAAAAGATGATAATCCCGACATTATGGATTACATGGGTTATGGTGATTTGAAGCTCCAATACCGTTTTAACGACCAGCAAACTTTAGGAACCACTTTGCGCTATAACCCTAAAACAGGTAAAGGTGCGGTAGAAGCCGGCTATGCATTTCCGGTAAAAGGAAAGCTGAAAGCTTATGTAAGAGGCTTTCACGGATATGGCGAGAGCCTGATTGATTATAATCACAAACAAAGCGGCATCGGCATAGGCGTGATGTTTAATGATTGGGACGGTTTTTGA